The following is a genomic window from Pyxidicoccus trucidator.
TCGGCAAGTTCGACCCGCTCCACGGCAACGTGCCCCATGCCTCCCTGGTGAAGGCGCTCGGCGGGCTGGTCCGGAGCCTGCTCCAGGAGCCTCCCGCCACCGTCCTCTCCTGGAGCCAGCGCCTGCGCGACGCGCTGGGCTCCAGCGGCGTCATCCTGCTTCGCTTCGTTCCAGAGCTGGCGCGCCTCCTCGGTGAGCAGCCCCTCCCTCCGCCTCTGGAGGCCGCCGAGACGGAGAGGCGCTTCCAGTTCGCGTTCCAGTCCTTCCTCCAGGTCTTCGCCACCCGCGAGAGTCCGCTCGTCCTGTTCATGGACGACATGCAGTGGGCGGACGCGGGCTCGCTCCAGCTGTTCCGCTCCCTGACCACGGCAACGGACCTCCACCATGTGCTGTTCGTCGGTGCCTATCGCTCTCCAGAGGTGGGGCCGGACCATCGCCTGACCCGGACGCTCGGGGAGATGCGCGCCGCGGGAGCGACGCTGAAGACCCTCGAAGTCCCCCCGCTGGACCTCCATGCCCTCATCCACCTGTGTAGCGACACCCTCCACGGGGGGCCCGGGCGCGTCGAACCCCTGGCGGAGCTGCTGTTGCGCAAGACGGCGGGCAACCCCTTCTTCGTCAAGCGCCTCCTGCGCTTCCTCCACCAGTCCGGGCTCCTGGTCTTCGACGCCGAGCGCGGTGGGTGGACCTGGGACCTGGAGCGCATCGTCCAGGTGGAGGCCACCGAGAACGTCGTCGAGCTGATGCTGCTGGCCATCCGCCGGCTCCCCGCGCTCACCCAGCAGCTCCTCAAGGTGGCGTCCTGCTTCAGGGACAGGGTGGACCTCTGGTTGCTGTCCGCCGTGGTGGGGAAGTCCGCCGAGGACACGGCCGGAGCGCTCTGGAGCGCCCTCCAGGAAGGACTCCTCGTCCCCGCGGGCCAGGGGCCCCGCTTCGTGGGTGGGGGGCGCGCGTCGGAGAGCCCCGCGGCGCGGGCCGCCACCTACCGCTTCGTGCACGACCGCATCCAGCAGGCCATCTACTCGCTGCTCTCCGACGAGGAGCGGCGCCACCTCCACCGGGAGCTGGGGCGCCGGCTGCTGGAGGGGGTCGCCGAGTCGGAGCTCGACGAGCGAATCTTCGAGGTGGTGGACCATCTCGACATGGGCCTGGAGCCGGGCCAGCGGCTGGAGCCGGCCGAGCGCCTCCAGCTCGCCGGGCTGTACTTGCGGGCCGGCGGCAAGGCCGAGGCGACCTCGGCCCTCGGCTCCGCGCTCGTCTATCTGAAGCATGGGCTGGAGCTCCTCCCAGGGGACGCGTGGCGCTCACTCCCCGAGCTGGCGCTTCGGCTCCACCGGCAGGCAGCGGAGTGCGCGCACCTCACCGGCGACCATCGCCTCGCCGAGGAGCTCATCCAGGCCGCGCTGCCCCATGTCACCTCCGACCTCGAGAAGGTGAACCTCTACGAAATCCACATCACGGCCTACACCCTCGCGCGCAACTACCGGGAAGCCATCCGGTGGGGGAGGGAGGGTCTGCGGCTGATGCGGGAAGAGCCCCCGGAGCACGACCTGGAGCGGGCCATCGCGGAGGAAGCCACCGCCGTGGGCGCCTTGCTGCGGGGCCGCACCCGGGAGGAGCTCCTGGCCGCCCCTTCCACCCGGGACCCATGGCTGCTCACCCTGATGCGGTTCACGTCGAGCATCGTCATGGCCGCGTACTTCGAGGACCAGCAGGCGCTCTTCGCCTTTCTCCAGGCGCGCATGCTCCACCTCGCCCTGGAGCACGGACACAGCCGTTACTCCTCACATTCCTATCTGGGCTACGCCATGACAGTCGGCGTAGCCACGGGCGACTACGACACCGGCATGTTGATTGGCGAGACGGGAGTGGAGCTGAGCCGGCGCTATGGCGACCCGACGCAGGAGTGCCGATGTCTGACCACGTTCGCCGGGGGGGTGAGCCATTGGCGGACGCCGTACCGGGCCAACATCTCGCTGCTGCGGCGGGCCATCACCGTGGGACTGGAGGGCAACGAGTTCCTGTTCGCCAGCTATGCCGCCACGCAGGTGGTGGAGGTCCTGTTCGCCATGGGCACGGAGCTGTCCGTCGTCCACGCCGAATGCGAGGCCAGCCTGGCCTTCATCCAGAAGGTCGACCACCGGGACATGGCGAGCCTCCTCTGCGCCTACCGTCAGGCCATCCGGTGCCTCCAGGACAGGACCCACCAGCGGGCGCGCTACGACGATGCTGCGTTCACCGAGAAGGAGTACCTCGACACCATCCGCGACAGCCCCCTGGTGCTCTGCGAGTACCAGATCCTGCGCCTCCAGACGTCCTTCCTGCTGGGCGACCTCGCGGATGCGCTGGAGATGCGCCGCGCCGCCCGCCGCCGCTTCCACCTGGTGCGGCCCCTGTTGCCCTCCATCGACTACACCTTCTACTCGGCGCTGACGCTCGCGGCGTACCACCCCGCGGCCCCTGACTCGGAGAAGGGCTTCCTCCTGGCCCGCTTCAGGGAGCACCTGGACCAGCTCGACACGTGGGCCCGGGGCTTCCCCGGGAACTTCCGCCAGAAGCACCTGCTGGTCGCCGCCGAGCTCGCCCGCCTCGAGGGTCGCCATGACGATGCGATGCACCTGTACGACTCGGCCATCGACGCCGCACATCAGAACGAGTTCCCCCAGGACGAGGCGCTCGCCCACGACCTGGCGGGCCGCTTCTACCGCGCGCGGGGACACCGCCGCATCGCCTCCCTCTACCTGGGCGCCGCCGTGAAGGGCTTCGCCCGCTGGGGCGCCAGGGCCAAGGCCGCGGCCCTCGAGGAGGAGTTCCCGGACCTCGCCCTCGCCGGGGCCCTGCCCTGGAAGACCCCCACCACGCGAGAGCATGGGGAGGCCCGCGGCGCCAGCCTCGACCTGCTCAGCATCCTCAAGGCCGCGCAGACCCTCTCCGGAGAAGTGGTCCTCGACAGGCTCCTCGAGAAGCTGATGACAGTCTGTCTGGAGGTCGCCGGCGCTCAGTGCGGCGCCCTGGTCCTCCACGAGGAGGGCTCGCTCTTCGTTCGCGCCCGCGGCTCCACCTCCGAGCCCGTCTCCCTCGAGCGCACGCCCTTCCACGCCTCTCCGCATGTGCCCCCGACCATGGTGGCCCACGCCTACGACTCCGGGGACGCCGTCGTCCTCGCCGATGCCCGTCAGGGCGCCTTCTCCTCCGACCCCTACGTCGTCTCCCACGCCCTCAAGTCCGCACTCGCCGTCCCCATCCGCCGTCAGTCCACCTCCGTTGGCGTGCTCTATCTCGAGAACAATCTCGCCACCCGCGCCTTCTCGTCCGACCGGGTCCGCATCCTCCAGCTCCTCTCCTCCCAGATGGCCATCTCCCTGGAGAACAGCCTCCTCTTCGAGAAGCTCCAGGTCGAAGTCGAGGAGCGCCGCCGGGTCGAGCGCGCCGTCCGCTTCCTCGCCGAGTCCTCCACGGGCATGGCCGAGTCCCTCGACTACGAGACGACGGTGAGCCGCGCCGCCCACCTCGCCGTTCCCTTCCTCGCCGACTGCTGTGGAGTCGCGGTGCTCGACGAGCCCCAGAAGCCCCGCTGCGTCGCCGTCGCCTGCGCCACCCCCGCCAGCGAGGCGCGCCTGCGTGAGCTCCAGCAGCGACATCCCCTTCGTTGGGACTCAGGGCTGCCGGAGGTGGTGGCGCTGCGCACCGGCGCGCCGCTGCTCGTCCCCGAGGTCTCCGACGAGCACCTCCGGACGTTCAGCCTGGATGACGGGCACCTCGAGCGGCTGCGCTCGCTCGGAATCCAATCCGCCATGGCCGTGCCGCTCATCGCCCAGGACAGGAGCTTCGGCTCCATCTGCTTCTTCCGGGTGACTCCCGGGCATCGCTACGGGCCCGCGGACCTCGCGCTCGCCCAGGAGCTGGCGCGGCGCATCGCCACCTCCATCGACAATGCCCGGCTGTACCGCGAGGCCCGCGAGGCCATCCGCCTGCGCGACGAGTTCCTCTCCATCGCCGCCCATGAGCTGTACACCCCGCTCACCTCGCTCAAGCTCTCCATGCAGGGGCTGGAGCGCCCTTCCCAGCCCGCCATGCCCGAGGTCGTCTCCCGCGTCTCCAGGACCGCCCGGATGCAGATACGCCGGCTCACCCGCCTCATCGACGAGCTCCTCTCCGTCTCCCGCCTCCAGGAGGGCCAGGTGCCCTTCCAGCTCGAGGAGGTGGACCTCGCCGCCGTCACCCGCGACGTCGCCGAGTACTTCAGTGAGGAGTCCGCCCGCTCCCACTCACCCGTCATCCTCCACGCGGAGACGCCGGTCATCGGCCGCTGGGACAGGACCCGCCTCGAGCAGGTCATCACCAACCTCCTCGCCAATGCCCTCAAGTTCGGCAACGGACAGCCCATCGAGCTCTCCGCCATCCAGGAAGGTGGCGTCGCGCTCCTCACCGTGAAGGACCACGGCATCGGCATCGCGCCGGACAGGCTCACCCACATCTTCGGGCGCTTCGCGAGGGCCGTCTCCTCGCGCGAGTACGGGGGGCTCGGCCTCGGGCTCTACATCGCGCACGAAATCGTCTCGGCGTTTGGCGGCTCCATCCACGTCGACAGCACGCCCGGTGTCGGCACCTGCTTCACCGTGCTGCTTCCGCGAATGCGCCCCCCTGTCTCGGCCGTCACTGCCGAGCAGGTGGTCGGGCATGCGTGAGGGTACCATGCCGAGCGGCAGTCACACCCGGCAGTCCTGGAGCACCCCATGGTTCGAATCCTCAGCGGCGTCCTGCTCGTCCTCACCCTGAGCGGTTGCGCAGCGACGCCTCCTCGCCAACCCGCCACCGCCTCGCCCACAGGAGCCGCACCCATGCGCCTCGGCAACTTTTCCGTGAGCCTCGCCGTCAAGGACCTCGCCGTCTCCCGCGCGTTCTACGAGAAGCTCGGCTTCCGAGCCATCGGCGGTGACGCGGCCCAGAACTGGCTCATCCTGCAGAACGAAACCAGCACCATCGGCCTCTTCCAGGGCATGTTCGACAAGAACCTCCTGACCTTCAATCCGGGCTGGGACCGCAACGCCAGTCCATTGGCCGACTTCGACGACGTGCGCGAGCTCCAGCGGACGCTCCAGGCCCGAGGCCTCACCCTCGCATCCGCCGCGGACGAAGCCTCCACCGGCCCCGCGAGCCTCATGCTCATCGACCCCGATGGCAACCCCATCCTGATTGATCAGCACGTCCCGAAGCCGGCGCGCTGACGGGCTTGGGGCGACCCGTTATCTGCGGTACGAACGCGCATGCGCCTCGCAGTGACTGGCTCGCACCGGGTGGGAAAGTCGACGCTCATTGAAGCGCTGGAGGAACGACTCGCGGAGTATCGGGTCGTCGACGAGCCGTACCACCTGCTCGAAGAGGAAGGTTACGAGTTCGCTTCTCCTCCGAGCTTGGAAGACTTCCTCGAACAGCTCCGTCGCTCGATGGAGTTGCTCGAAGAGGAGGAGGGCGCGCGAAAAGTCCTGTTTGATCGCTGCCCCCTCGATTTTCTTGGGTACCTCCTGACGCACGAGGACGCAGCTTCGTTCGACCTGGACGAGTGGCTTGCCCGGATTCGTTCCACCACCCGGACCCTGGAGCTCGTCGTCTTCGTGCCCATCGAGGAGCGGGAGCGCATCAAGCTCCCTGCACACGAAGATGCCGAGCTGAGGGCGGAGGTGGACGAGAAGCTCGCCTGGCTGCTGCTCGACGACCCTTTTGAGCTGGGAGTGGAAGTTCTATCCGTCCACGGGTCCACGGCCGCGCGGGTCACCCAGGTCCTCGATCGCCTTGGGCGAGGCCGTCCCCGCGAGTCACGGCCCCGGGGGGACTGACCTCTTGCGAACCATCGCCTTTGCCTGCGCGATCCTGAGCCTGCTCATCCTGGCTGGCGCGGCCATCGCGGGCGGTCTGGCCTATCCGGGTTACGACCATCTTCGGCAGTACATCAGCGAATTGGGCGCGACCGGTGCGGACACCGGACAGGCGGTCAGTCTCGCCTTCATGGCCTCGGGCGCACTGCTGGCCGCCTTCTGGCTGATGTGCGCCGGGCTGTTTCCGAAGTCGCCGCTGCTGTTCATCGGCTTCGGCCTCAGCGCGCTGAACGGCCTCGGCCTGTTCTTCGGCGGCGTCTTCCGCTGCGACTTCCAATGCTCGATGGAGTCGCCCAGCAAGGCGGCGATGCTGCACGAGCTTCTCGGCGGGCTCGGCTATCTGGCGGGGATCGTCGGGGTCTTTGTAATCGGCCTGGCGATGCGGAGCCGCCCCGCCGGCCGAGGCCTGTTCACCGTCGCCCTGTGGTGCGGCGTGCCGGCGGCCCTGGCGATCTGGCTGATCGATCCTACCTTCGAGTTCGACGGCGCCGCGCAGCGGGTGCTCGAGTTCGCGCTGGCGGTGTGGACCGTGGCCGTCGCCCTTTCCGTCCGCCGCCCCGCAGGAGCCGTCGGATGACCCCGCCCGCCTCCAGGGCTTGAAGCGGCGGTGCCTCGCGGTGGAGATGCCCGCCAGCGCGCCGGTCGACTGCGCCCTGCGACGTCTGGCGCCGGATTTCGACCGCTGGCCCCGACCGACCCGCCGCCCTCGCGCGGGAGTGCCACCTTAGGCCTGCTTCGACCCTTTCCATCATCGACAATGGAGACACGCCCATGCGAACCGCGACCCCCAGCACCGCGTACCGGGCCGCCCTTGGCCTCGCTCTCTTCGCCTCGTTCAGCCTGATCTGGCTGAGCCTCGGCGTCGGCATCATCGGCGCGGACGGCGACCGCACCAACCTGCTCTACAGCGGGGTGCTGCTCGTCGGCCTCGCCGGTGCCTTCATCGTGCGCCTGCGCGCGGCCGGCATGGCGCGCACGCTGGTCGCGATGGCCTTCACGCAAGCCGCGATCGCGGTAGTCGCGGTGCTCGCCGGATGGGGGCTGCCGTGGAGCCCGCCTGTCGAGATCCTGGCGCTCAACGCTGGCTTCGTCGCGCTGTTTCTCGGAGCCGCCTGGCTGTTCCAGCGCGGTGCGCACGGGTGAGCTCAAGGTGGCTGGCTCACGGCGAATCCTCCACTCCAGGCTCAGGGAGCGCGGGGACGGGGGTCACCTTCCACAGCTGCCCCGAGTCATTGCAGCCTGTCTTGTCGAGGATGGGGATGTTGTTGGCCCTGCTGTCATTGACGATGTCCAGTGATAGCGCGTCGCCCTGCGCCTGGGTCGTCAGCCGGTAGATGCCGTTGGGCTCCGGAGTCAGCTTCCATCGCTGCTCCGGAACAGCCGCCGATTTGACGAGGAGGGGGCGATTGCTGGCGGTGTTGGCCAGGGACAGGCTGGTCCCATGCCACTGGGTCGTCAGTCGGTAGAAGCCGTTGGCCTCCGGAGTCAGCTTCCACAGCTGTCCCCAGTAGTCGCCCGTCTTGGCGAGGATGGGCACGTTGTTGGCCTTGCCGTCAGAGAGAATGTCCAGCGACATGCCATCGCCCTGCCACAGGGTCGTCAACCGGTAGTAGCAGCGGGCATCGAAGGCGGCGGACACCGGCGGCGGGGTGGGGGGCGTGGTCGTGGGCACCTGCCACACCTGCTGGAGCAGCGCGAGCATGCCCGGGTCGTGCTTGCCCAGCTCTTCACGCGTGAAGGGATAGAAGTCGTTACGGCCGAAAAACGCCTCCGAGTTCTCCGCGAAGTACTCCCCCACGTCAGTCATGGCATAGGCACGTTCGAACGTGTTGGGCTGCTCGGGCCCACGCCAGCGCTCCACGCGGTCGTAGCTCTTGCATGCCCTGGCGTGCTCATAGACAGCCGCGAGGCCGGCGTGCTCCCAGCCGAGCACCTGGTCATGATAGGCGTGGCTGAGCTCGTGGAGCACGAACACGGGCATCCGCTTGGATTCCTCCTCGAAGATGAAGACATTCGAAAACTCGACGCTCTTCAACATCGCCAGGTTGCGACCATTCTGGCTCATCCAGGATTCGGAAAGATGGTACGTAGCCCTCGGCTTCTCGTTGGGATAGGGCGGCGACAGCCACAGCGTCACCTTGCGGAGCTGAGCCACGGGGCCCGCGGGGACGATCCGGACGACATCCTTGAGCTGCGCCGCCAGGAGCACCAGGGCCTTGTCCGTCGCGGGCTTGTTCGCCGCTGTCAGCAGGCGGTCATCGATGCGAACCGTCCAGCCCTCGAGGGTCTGGGTCTGGTAGGTGGGAACGGGGCTGGCCGCGGAGGCGACGCAAGCGAATGCCAGGGCGGCCAGGAGGGGCCATTTTGGAGAGCGCATGCCTCATCCTACTGCCCGCGTGGCAGGCAGCGCCCACCCTCCACGCTGGCGATTCCCGCCGCCTCCACATTTTCCGGCATGCAGCCGCGTCTTCACGGAACGCTCCCGCGTCCCGGCGAGACGCGGTCGCCCTGAGCCGGAGCGACTGGCTCCGGGCCCGAGGACGAAGAGCGCCCACGGCGAACAGCCTTGCGCGCCATGGAGAAGGAGCCGCCGGTGCCTCTGGCACGCTCGTTGCGACCGGGCCTTCCACAGAAGGCTCGCTTCGCTCACGGGAGGAACTCGGTGCTCGTCATCCGGGATGATCAAATCGCCGCCCTCCGGCAAGCCCGCGGCGAAGCCTTCGAGCGCCGCGTCGAGGCGCTGCTCCGAGCCCAGCTGCCGGAGTGGCGCGACGCGCCGGAAGGAATGGTTCGCCAGCTCGTCACCGCCGCCCGTGCGCGAGCGGCGCGTCACGCCATCTTCCAGCCCGCGGATCTGGAGCGCTTCATCCTCTATGCCGGACGCTACGGGGCAGATCTCGGCGAGACGCCGGAGACCGGGTGGGCCCGGCCCATCCTCGAGGATCGGTCCAGGCTCGGGCGGCAGAAGCTCGACGCCCTCGACGCGCTGGGGCGCTCACCGCTCGCCCGGAGCCGCTGATGCCCATCATCACCGCCCAGCCCGGGACCCCGGAGGAAGTCGAGGAGCATGCGCTGAGCTGCTCCCCCACCCGTGTCATCGTCACGGTGTGCAACGCCGGCACCGAGAACCGCGCGGGGGGCACCGGCGTTCGCCTGACGCTGCTGGCAGACGGGCCGAGCGCGGAAGGCACCACCGATGCGCACGGCGTCGTGACCTTCACGATCACCGACCTCGACCAGGGCAGCGCCGAGCTCACGCTCACGTCCACGAACCCGAAGCGTCCCGCGAAGGCCTGTCAGCGCAGCGTGACGCGCGGCGAGTACCATGCCGTCCCCCTGGAGCTGGGAAGCCACATCGCGGCGATCGACATCCTCCACGGCGACGACGTGGCCGGCGAGGGCGACCTCATCCAGTTCGTCAATCTCCCGGCGGAGGAGGCGTGGCTCGCCCGGACGAAGGCGCCGAACCTGGACCGGCTGTCGACATGCATCCGCGTCCGGGTGCGGTTCCACTACCCATGCGTCGAGCCGTTCACCGTCAAGATGGCCGCCTCCGTCGACAACGCCATCTACACGGCCCATGAGAGGGAGCGGAACGCGCGGTACAAGCCCGTACCGGAAGATCCCGAGGGCGGTGTCAAAAGCACTACCGACGACAAGGGCATGGCCACGCTCCCCGACGACTTCCGGGTGACCGCGGCCGGTGGCGACCGCTATCGCTTCGAAGCCGTGGACTCCTATGGGAACGGGGTCAGGACGGAGAACGCGTCCATCGTGACGCGCCGGCTCTTCTTCCTTCAACCCCTGCTGATGACAGGGCTGACGAACCAGCCCACCCGCGAGCTGTCGGTGCTGACCGAGGAGTACCGGACGCACCACGTCG
Proteins encoded in this region:
- a CDS encoding AAA family ATPase, with translation MRLAVTGSHRVGKSTLIEALEERLAEYRVVDEPYHLLEEEGYEFASPPSLEDFLEQLRRSMELLEEEEGARKVLFDRCPLDFLGYLLTHEDAASFDLDEWLARIRSTTRTLELVVFVPIEERERIKLPAHEDAELRAEVDEKLAWLLLDDPFELGVEVLSVHGSTAARVTQVLDRLGRGRPRESRPRGD
- a CDS encoding DUF998 domain-containing protein codes for the protein MRTIAFACAILSLLILAGAAIAGGLAYPGYDHLRQYISELGATGADTGQAVSLAFMASGALLAAFWLMCAGLFPKSPLLFIGFGLSALNGLGLFFGGVFRCDFQCSMESPSKAAMLHELLGGLGYLAGIVGVFVIGLAMRSRPAGRGLFTVALWCGVPAALAIWLIDPTFEFDGAAQRVLEFALAVWTVAVALSVRRPAGAVG
- a CDS encoding RICIN domain-containing protein, whose translation is MRSPKWPLLAALAFACVASAASPVPTYQTQTLEGWTVRIDDRLLTAANKPATDKALVLLAAQLKDVVRIVPAGPVAQLRKVTLWLSPPYPNEKPRATYHLSESWMSQNGRNLAMLKSVEFSNVFIFEEESKRMPVFVLHELSHAYHDQVLGWEHAGLAAVYEHARACKSYDRVERWRGPEQPNTFERAYAMTDVGEYFAENSEAFFGRNDFYPFTREELGKHDPGMLALLQQVWQVPTTTPPTPPPVSAAFDARCYYRLTTLWQGDGMSLDILSDGKANNVPILAKTGDYWGQLWKLTPEANGFYRLTTQWHGTSLSLANTASNRPLLVKSAAVPEQRWKLTPEPNGIYRLTTQAQGDALSLDIVNDSRANNIPILDKTGCNDSGQLWKVTPVPALPEPGVEDSP
- a CDS encoding AAA family ATPase — encoded protein: MLQIPGYRDFLQIHQGRRYAVFRVRDERSGGPRVIKMVQPGTAGADATAALRHEHTVLRGLNLPGVVKPLALEEVAGVLALVLEDAGPFDLEHRLGQAPLATELFLELAVQLTDIVLSLHQRNVIHRDINPSNVVVRPDTRQLTMIDFGTATKASGLVGASEGTLSYIAPEQTGRMNRLVDHRADLYALGATFYEMLTGVPPFVSADPIELIHAHLARPPVPPEQLNPLISKVLSDIVLKLLAKMPEERYQSAEALDFDLREAWRQWKAVGAIAPFTLAWHDLARELVISNTLYGRERELAELRGALERVRAGPSEVLLVTGEAGSGKSSLVHELHGRFGKGARFLFGKFDPLHGNVPHASLVKALGGLVRSLLQEPPATVLSWSQRLRDALGSSGVILLRFVPELARLLGEQPLPPPLEAAETERRFQFAFQSFLQVFATRESPLVLFMDDMQWADAGSLQLFRSLTTATDLHHVLFVGAYRSPEVGPDHRLTRTLGEMRAAGATLKTLEVPPLDLHALIHLCSDTLHGGPGRVEPLAELLLRKTAGNPFFVKRLLRFLHQSGLLVFDAERGGWTWDLERIVQVEATENVVELMLLAIRRLPALTQQLLKVASCFRDRVDLWLLSAVVGKSAEDTAGALWSALQEGLLVPAGQGPRFVGGGRASESPAARAATYRFVHDRIQQAIYSLLSDEERRHLHRELGRRLLEGVAESELDERIFEVVDHLDMGLEPGQRLEPAERLQLAGLYLRAGGKAEATSALGSALVYLKHGLELLPGDAWRSLPELALRLHRQAAECAHLTGDHRLAEELIQAALPHVTSDLEKVNLYEIHITAYTLARNYREAIRWGREGLRLMREEPPEHDLERAIAEEATAVGALLRGRTREELLAAPSTRDPWLLTLMRFTSSIVMAAYFEDQQALFAFLQARMLHLALEHGHSRYSSHSYLGYAMTVGVATGDYDTGMLIGETGVELSRRYGDPTQECRCLTTFAGGVSHWRTPYRANISLLRRAITVGLEGNEFLFASYAATQVVEVLFAMGTELSVVHAECEASLAFIQKVDHRDMASLLCAYRQAIRCLQDRTHQRARYDDAAFTEKEYLDTIRDSPLVLCEYQILRLQTSFLLGDLADALEMRRAARRRFHLVRPLLPSIDYTFYSALTLAAYHPAAPDSEKGFLLARFREHLDQLDTWARGFPGNFRQKHLLVAAELARLEGRHDDAMHLYDSAIDAAHQNEFPQDEALAHDLAGRFYRARGHRRIASLYLGAAVKGFARWGARAKAAALEEEFPDLALAGALPWKTPTTREHGEARGASLDLLSILKAAQTLSGEVVLDRLLEKLMTVCLEVAGAQCGALVLHEEGSLFVRARGSTSEPVSLERTPFHASPHVPPTMVAHAYDSGDAVVLADARQGAFSSDPYVVSHALKSALAVPIRRQSTSVGVLYLENNLATRAFSSDRVRILQLLSSQMAISLENSLLFEKLQVEVEERRRVERAVRFLAESSTGMAESLDYETTVSRAAHLAVPFLADCCGVAVLDEPQKPRCVAVACATPASEARLRELQQRHPLRWDSGLPEVVALRTGAPLLVPEVSDEHLRTFSLDDGHLERLRSLGIQSAMAVPLIAQDRSFGSICFFRVTPGHRYGPADLALAQELARRIATSIDNARLYREAREAIRLRDEFLSIAAHELYTPLTSLKLSMQGLERPSQPAMPEVVSRVSRTARMQIRRLTRLIDELLSVSRLQEGQVPFQLEEVDLAAVTRDVAEYFSEESARSHSPVILHAETPVIGRWDRTRLEQVITNLLANALKFGNGQPIELSAIQEGGVALLTVKDHGIGIAPDRLTHIFGRFARAVSSREYGGLGLGLYIAHEIVSAFGGSIHVDSTPGVGTCFTVLLPRMRPPVSAVTAEQVVGHA
- a CDS encoding VOC family protein codes for the protein MRLGNFSVSLAVKDLAVSRAFYEKLGFRAIGGDAAQNWLILQNETSTIGLFQGMFDKNLLTFNPGWDRNASPLADFDDVRELQRTLQARGLTLASAADEASTGPASLMLIDPDGNPILIDQHVPKPAR